The Armatimonadota bacterium genome segment GCGCGAGAGAACCCTCGCCTGGTCGAAACCGCGCCAGCGCCTGCGCGCCGGATGAAGCGGGACGGGCACGATGGCGGTGAGTTCGTGGAAAGCCAGACGGTGCGGTCGCGCGTACTCATTGAGCAGGCGCTTGGCCAGCATCTCTGACAGCGGCCCGCCCAGTTCGCGCATCCCCTGGAACTTGAAGGCGATGATCGCCCGGCGCAGCGGGCCCTCATGGAACCCGGCCGAACGCGCGCCGTCCAGGTGGAGCCTGTCGCGCTGTCGGCACTCGCCGCACACCGGCCACTGGTGCGCGGATGGTGGCAGCGGATTGCCGCAATGGCGGCAGTAGGGGCCATCGATGAGGTCCACGCGGGGCAGACATTCGGGGCAGAAAATGTCGCGGGACAACTCGCCACACCCGGCGCATTTCGGCGGCGCGATGAGATCGAGGAGGTCTTTGACCACAGCAGCGAAGGACACCATTATCCCCCCGGGGGTGGTCGGTGCCGGCAGAAGAAGGGCACGAAAGGACGCAAGCCCCGCTGCGCGGACAGCCGGGGCCGAGACGAACGGCTATACGGCGGGATCAACGCCGTCCGCCCCCTACCTGAGAACCTCCGGCAGGCCCTTCATCCACGCGTCCTTGAGTTCGTCCAGGGACCACTCGTACTCCTGGTCGCCCAGTTCGAACTCCAGTTCCGCCTCGTCCTCCACCTCGCCGATGTCGATCAGCTCCACTCCGTAGCTCGCGAAGAGCGCCACCAGGTCCTCCTCGCAGCCTTGCTTCGCCTCGATCACAAAGCCGCTGGATTCCGAGAACAAGAGCTTGTCCAGGCGAAGGTCGCTGTTCAGCGCATCCAGCTCGATCTCCGCGCCAAGCTGCCCGTTGGCGAAGCCGCCCATGCACATCTCT includes the following:
- a CDS encoding ComF family protein; the protein is MVSFAAVVKDLLDLIAPPKCAGCGELSRDIFCPECLPRVDLIDGPYCRHCGNPLPPSAHQWPVCGECRQRDRLHLDGARSAGFHEGPLRRAIIAFKFQGMRELGGPLSEMLAKRLLNEYARPHRLAFHELTAIVPVPLHPARRRWRGFDQARVLSRGLAEETGIALWEDVLARVRNTVPQVDLTPTQREENIRGAFEARKPWKLKDATLLLVDDVYTTGATMWEAARTLKRAGAGRVYGLTITRATPDWYAPAFPTMKGS